A stretch of Gossypium hirsutum isolate 1008001.06 chromosome A06, Gossypium_hirsutum_v2.1, whole genome shotgun sequence DNA encodes these proteins:
- the LOC107938925 gene encoding muscle M-line assembly protein unc-89, producing MAKRSDFAQKLLDDLRLRKERMAASQNTKGSNAMVADAYAYSRSTYKSSREPKAVKASGFRAGSTQNRPSGGKKSFTTGQTSNQIVPFGGGHKAEQMGDLSMALTFALENGGKIRTESSRNSSIFSFLQNIGRRQMDYGKMERGNRVVSRHQPSSSQLPTLSHIHIEEISRGAQKLNQILRACSNGLNFDRYSIEIGQELLKGAMDLQESLKLLVGMQEASDYLITPQRKSRLTLLEEDEDDDENTITIADQKQLSRPRFSFDRPSRKYNDIQEVAKTELKLRLAALTYSTDVPNSKHEKKGLGASNLRSHKRSVSCGTDVKTLSVFSEQNHSSSPQSKQEKSRIPNVIARLMGIEELPGNVDSKVSTKKESGNQKLEGTTTKKPAKGSTKKAEQREKDSTTSVLPPAKQKATLPSKIPLVQDTVTSQAGKTLATRNGSTRVDVHDKLPPRKDLEDVKPVISLRKGMIKVDKRQSDSAQLNHNSGSRKEIQERNHDSIKHREQKYTERSEIKGPVFKDEMQQMIPYMHKRSESTLTLLEKPEYGESMLHGENSSANKLRLGNQQKLQNNHGFQQVHMLQKSEPQEKKRQPEEREQEKQKLQEKKQKRPESVSSNISKLMSGATDLQKKQLQLNQAATSRKGSTEHTDATQLNGLVNGRHQENPAGERSSRNLNFKIKDSLSRNSSQHSTRGDVESESAKARIPFAVDEKPVQVQTTINGRRAKGHKLEAPRNIDEAKTKKSANVYNMPRTMKNQSSNLQERKQTRQEKPAISREADHEASRFEEAETQIIRPNVSVASPKSSLVAQELQTEAQKDSILQSRLEDECQGQNEEQVLATKHSCQNTVPTFTKEQKKQEPGFGRDDEHEVKDSVSDPLQGTREESTENFYIPQPQNQRTSIAKKPEPLTESENHLKRILLKSQLFMNTAEALFKLNIPISILHSNSYDHHIDQDSKLVLDCGYEVMKRKGRRQELSVHPFLKVPITSNKAKSLDELIKQMCKDFDKLKLYGKDGREDSPFEDYQPKMLEADVNNKEPDLNCMWDLGWNNTMFGFLEKDDVIKDVEKYVLNGLLDEITRELFTSITVTV from the exons ATGGCTAAGAGATCAGATTTTGCTCAGAAGCTGTTAGATGACCTTCGGTTGCGAAAGGAGCGGATGGCTGCCTCTCAAAACACAAAGGGTTCAAATGCAATGGTTGCAG ATGCATATGCTTACTCCAGGTCAACCTATAAATCATCAAGGGAACCAAAGGCAGTCAAAGCT AGTGGTTTTAGAGCTGGAAGCACACAAAACAGGCCTAGCGGAGGCAAGAAATCATTCACCACTGGGCAGACATCAAATCAGATTGTTCCTTTTGGTGGAGGCCATAAGGCTGAACAAATGGGAGATCTGTCAATGGCCCTGACTTTTGCACTCGAAAATGGAGGAAAGATAAGAACGGAGTCTTCCAGAAACAGTTCAATATTCAGTTTTCTACAAAACATTGGTAGGAGACAGATGGACTATGGGAAGATGGAAAGAGGAAACAGAGTAGTAAGTAGGCATCAGCCTTCAAGTAGCCAACTCCCTACTCTGTCTCATATACACATTGAAGAAATATCAAGGGGTGCACAAAAGTTAAATCAGATCCTCCGGGCCTGCTCTAATGGTCTCAACTTTGACAGATACTCGATAGAAATTGGACAGGAGCTGTTGAAAGGAGCAATGGATTTGCAAGAGTCTCTAAAGTTGCTTGTCGGCATGCAGGAAGCTTCGGATTACTTGATAACACCACAGAGAAAAAGTCGGTTAACATTGCTAGAGgaggatgaagatgatgatgagaaTACCATCACAATAGCTGACCAGAAGCAACTGAGTAGACCAAGATTTTCTTTTGATAGACCCTCAAGAAAGTATAATGACATTCAAGAAGTTGCAAAGACAGAACTTAAGCTGAGGCTGGCAGCTCTTACCTACTCTACAGATGTTCCTAATTCCAAGCATGAGAAGAAAGGTTTAGGTGCCTCAAATTTACGTTCTCACAAGCGATCAGTTAGCTGTGGTACTGATGTTAAAACTCTTAGTGTATTCTCAGAACAAAATCACTCAAGTTCACCGCAGTCCAAACAAGAAAAGTCAAGAATTCCAAATGTAATCGCAAGACTAATGGGGATTGAAGAACTTCCAGGAAATGTAGATTCAAAGGTCAGCACAAAAAAGGAGTCTGGAAATCAAAAATTAGAAGGGACAACTACAAAGAAACCTGCAAAGGGGAGTACCAAGAAGGCTGAACAAAGGGAAAAAGATTCCACAACCTCAGTTCTCCCACCAGCAAAACAGAAGGCAACACTACCCAGCAAGATTCCACTGGTTCAGGATACAGTTACATCACAAGCAGGAAAGACGTTGGCAACTAGAAATGGCAGCACAAGGGTTGATGTTCATGACAAGTTACCACCTCGAAAGGACTTGGAAGATGTAAAACCAGTGATAAGCCTGAGAAAAGGCATGATTAAGGTAGACAAACGACAAAGTGACTCTGCCCAACTAAATCATAATTCTGGAAGTAGAAAAGAAATTCAGGAGAGAAACCATGATAGCATAAAGCACAGGGAGCAGAAGTACACTGAAAGAAGTGAAATCAAGGGACCAGTTTTCAAGGATGAGATGCAACAGATGATACCATATATGCATAAAAGATCAGAATCTACACTTACATTGCTAGAAAAGCCAGAGTACGGTGAAAGCATGCTTCATGGGGAAAATAGTTCTGCTAACAAGCTTCGTCTAGGCAATCAACAAAAGCTGCAAAATAATCATGGATTTCAACAGGTGCACATGCTCCAGAAATCTGAGCCTCAAGAGAAAAAGCGTCAACCAGAAGAAAGAGAACAAGAAAAACAGAAATTGCAGGAGAAGAAACAAAAGAGACCTGAATCAGTATCTAGCAATATCTCCAAACTAATGTCTGGTGCAACCGATTTGCAAAAGAAGCAGCTGCAACTGAACCAAGCAGCAACTAGTAGGAAAGGCTCCACCGAACATACTGATGCAACACAACTCAATGGATTGGTGAATGGTAGGCACCAAGAAAATCCAGCCGGTGAGAGGAGTTCAAgaaacttaaatttcaaaattaaagattCATTAAGCAGAAACTCCAGTCAGCATTCAACTCGAGGAGATGTAGAATCTGAATCAGCAAAAGCTCGCATCCCGTTTGCTGTGGATGAGAAACCTGTTCAAGTTCAAACAACAATAAATGGGAGAAGAGCAAAAGGGCATAAACTCGAGGCCCCTCGAAATATTGATGAAGCAAAGACCAAAAAGAGTGCAAATGTTTATAACATGCCGAGGACAATGAAGAATCAAAGTTCCAATTTGCAAGAGAGGAAACAGACAAGGCAGGAGAAACCTGCTATCTCAAGGGAAGCAGATCATGAAGCCAGCAGGTTCGAAGAAGCAGAAACACAGATCATTAGACCCAACGTGTCAGTAGCAAGCCCAAAATCATCACTCGTAGCACAAGAACTGCAGACAGAAGCACAAAAAGATTCAATTTTGCAGAGTCGTTTAGAAGATGAATGCCAAGGTCAAAATGAAGAACAAGTTTTAGCTACAAAACATAGC TGTCAGAATACAGTGCCAACATTTACAAAAGAGCAGAAAAAGCAAGAACCTGGTTTTGGCAGAGACGATGAACATGAGGTTAAAGATAGTGTATCTGATCCACTTCAAG GAACTCGTGAAGAGAGCACAGAAAATTTTTACATCCCACAGCCACAGAATCAAAGAACTTCTATAGCAAAGAAGCCAGAGCCACTAACAGAAAGTGAAAATCACCTCAAGCGGATACTTCTGAAAAGCCAACTATTTATGAACACAGCAGAGGCGCTTTTCAAACTCAACATTCCTATCAGCATTCTTCATTCAAACAGCTACGACCATCACATCGACCAAGACAGCAAGCTCGTTTTAGACTGTGGCTACGAAgtaatgaaaaggaaaggaagaaggCAGGAACTAAGTGTTCACCCATTTCTAAAGGTACCCATCACTTCAAACAAAGCAAAATCCTTGGATGAGTTGATCAAACAAATGTGCAAGGACTTTGATAAGTTGAAGTTATATGGAAAGGACGGGAGAGAAGATTCTCCCTTTGAAGACTACCAACCCAAAATGCTTGAGGCTGATGTCAACAACAAGGAACCCGATCTGAATTGTATGTGGGACTTGGGTTGGAATAACACCATGTTTGGGTTTCTTGAGAAAGATGATGTTATAAAAGATGTGGAGAAGTATGTGCTTAATGGACTCCTAGATGAGATTACCAGAGAACTTTTCACAAGCATAACTGTCACAGTTTAA
- the LOC107938918 gene encoding uncharacterized protein, whose protein sequence is MNQNSPTSFSISIHHSQQQAAALAPLKKDSSSSSSVAGFFGKNGYKFWVLTAIILLAFWSMFTGSVSLKWSSGNLTSFSYDSDFSIREDLDVLELEEREKVVRKMWDVYTHSTSIRLPRFWLDAFEAAYENLSSEVNGVRDKAISEIAKLSMQSLNLVPPSVQSKISSSQGRKKTNKEAYKKKEKDISNGNL, encoded by the exons ATGAATCAGAATTCACCCACATCGTTCTCAATATCAATCCATCATTCCCAACAACAAGCAGCGGCGTTAGCTCCTTTAAAAAAAGATAGCTCTTCGTCTTCTTCTGTAGCTGGTTTCTTTGGTAAAAATGGGTACAAATTCTGGGTTTTGACTGCAATCATCTTACTTGCTTTTTGGTCCATGTTTACTGGTTCTGTTTCTCTTAAATGGTCTTCGGGGAATCTCACTAGTTTCTCCTACGACTCTGATTTCTCCATTCGTGAAGATCTTGATGTTCTT GAATTGGAGGAAAGAGAGAAGGTAGTGAGGAAGATGTGGGATGTCTATACACATAGCACAAGCATTCGTTTGCCTAGATTTTGGCTTGATGCTTTTGAAGCTGCTTATGAGAATTTATCAAGTGAAGTTAATGGAGTTCGCGATAAAGCCATATCTGAAATTGCTAAATTATCTATGCAGTCCCTAAATCTTGTTCCCCCCTCGGTTCAATCAAAG ATTAGCAGCAGTCAAGGGAGAAAAAAGACTAATAAAGAAGCTTataaaaagaaagagaaggatATTTCCAATGGGAATTTGTAG